In Corylus avellana chromosome ca8, CavTom2PMs-1.0, the genomic stretch GGAAGAGAGGTCACAACAAATTGTCGTGTCTAAGCATTTtcaagaccaaaaaaaataaaaattaaaactttgcgTTCAATCTACAATTAAGGTGCATGCATGTGGTAAGTAATTGGAGTCTTAGCATGATGCTTTCTGGCACCATGTAGTCTAATTTTTGGGTTATTGGAGCATGTCACTTGGTATGGACAGTTTCTAGCCTAATTTCCTTtcaataaaaaaggaaagaaaagaccAAGAATGCCTCTGACAATTCTAGTAGTTTTCCATATTTGTTTTTCTGTGTCAAAAATAGCATCAGTAGTCATATGGGTCACTAAAATATCATAAAACCTCAAAGCCCCCTACCTTTTCCCATCTCCTGTCCTATCTTCTTCTGCGTCAGCTTCTTACTTTCTCCTCTGTATTTCAGGATGTTGTTAAGCAGAATAATTGCACTTTTATCCCAAGATCCACAGAatgttttcttctctcttttattttactattattcctTAAACTTGTTTCAAATCTCCCTAAGTGGATAATCCTCTGTTCCCTCCATCACACATGAGGCTGTTTGAAAAGCGAAATAACCAACCATCTTAACACTACTATAGTCACATTTTGTTATACTCCTACTACTACACATGGTAACCAACAAACTACACATAATCTTAGATTTTAATTCCCATTAATAGACCACAGTAGTCATTATCAAATCCCACTCTTGCAAATAAGAAAAGGGCAGTGATAGTGCTACAATTATTTATAGTAATTGGACAGTTCGAAGCGGACTACTTTAGTAAAGCAGTTGCAAGAATTGGAATGACTTATAAATATACATTTGAAGTTGTATGAGTTTTGGAATCGTTTTTGACTGGCTTGTGTTTTGGATTGTGAACAAAAAGGCTGAAACAGGGCCATTTATATTTCCTCTAGATTTCAATTACTTATCCATCTTTTCATAAAatctttctgttgtctttttACTCTTTTTCAACCTCTAACACTACTTAAAACATGgtatgttttcatttttcttttaacaaagtgCTGTAGAAATGTCAACTTACTTCAAAGCAAGAAAAGCCATCCACAATTAATTGCTCGAAACAAACAAAGTTGAACTATTGCTGACAATAATTGGCCTATTAGCTGAAAAACAATGTCTCTGGAAAGCTTTACTGTTACCTGGGGATCCATTCGCATATCGAGTGGTCCATCACCGGTCACACTGAACCCTCTTTCAGGATTGTTCACCTGTCCAAAAGAGAAGGCGTTTCAAAACGAGGATAATATTATGCAATTTATACAGAACAGGCCTTCCAAGAAACACAAACATCAAAGTACAAAACTGCTAAATTTAATGGTAAAAGATCATAGCACTAGTCAACAGTGATACAATAACAAGAAAAGCAAGCAGATACAGCTCTggaaggggaaaaaataaaactttaaccCACATAATTAATCAAGCACTGCCCCAGCCCCAAAGATATGAGAAaatttcataaaagaaaaagacgagaggaaaaaaaaatccgatGTGATACATGTAATGAAGATTGGCATATACACAAAAAGAAAGTCATGTATGGCTAAGAAActaaaaattgcaaaagaaaacaaacctgCATGGATGACATTCCCAAATCCATTAAGATGCCATCAACTCCAGTGTCTAAGATTTTCTCATCAACCCCACTAAGCACAGATTTTATATACCTAAAATTCTTCAGAATGGTATGTGCTTTCAGGTCTGAAGTTGGGTGAGAAGAATCACCATGCAAGATGCCATCAATTCGAGCTCTAGCTTTCTCATGTGCCACAGGATCAACATCCATGCCAATATAATATTTCAATTCTGGATGGGCTTGAATTATCTGATGTTTACAAAGAGTAATGGAATAAGAATTAAAGGCATTTGGCAGGAGAAACTCAATTAAAAATTGGACAATACAAATTGTTAGATAAGAAAAAACCGACAAAGAATCGCCGCTGAAAAGACCAAGTATAAGACCCAACCAGTAAAAACATATTCCAGTTAATATGAAacaaccttttatttttctttttgataagtggtCAATATACTTCTGTTCAATGCACGCATCAACTTTATGTTAGTCCTACCAACGTTGGAATAGAAAATGAGAACCTAATCTTTGCATGCCAAAAGGCAATTTAACTCAATCTGTTGGGGACCAATCCTCATGAAAGGGAagggtcactagttcgaatttacCATTCCCCCTCcgacaaatattaaaataaaaaaagaggcaATTCAACCAGAATGTTCTAACTTGGATCAGATGATACCCCAGCATAACTTAAGGACCTCGGTGGACGGTGAGCCCAAACCCaacaagcaaaagcaaaatatggAGCTCCACGAAGGAGGAGAAAGTTCTCAACTCACTTAGAGCccttttgtgcattttttttcttccagtaTGCTAGTCAATAAGTAAAGCTACGTGCATAAGGTACATTAAAAGCAAGAATCTCCATGTCCTAGGAACATTCATGACAATGCATCAGAACTTTCGGTAAGGAAACTCTGACCGGCACAAGAATTCAATGAATTTAGGCAAAAATTGCTGCTTTCTAAAATTTGAAGCTAAATCATAGTGTTATTTCAAAATCCTGTTATTgggtttgagaaaactcaatcATAATAGGCTCTAACCGAATGGAACTCAAATGAAGCACAAATTGAGAGTTGAAGTATCAACGATAATCACGTATTCTTTCATCGGAAAATCGAATACTAAACATTATCACAgtaattatttaaattgaagAGTATTGAGAGGTACTCACAGCGGAGGAGTGTCCGGCGGCTCCGACGGTGCAATCGACGAAAGAGTGGAGGGGcttcgaagaagaagaagaaaacgaaGAGAAGACGTCGAGCACTTCACCGAGCATCACAGGGATGTGCGCGGCGCCGGTGTCGGCGTAGAGGTGGGCTGCGTCGTCGCCCAAAGCTTTGTCCGAGCGCGTccttctcttctccttcaccaCCACCAGTTTCGCCTCCTTTTGCTTCCTCTTTTTGTTACTACTCTTTGAAGCACCGGTGGTTATGCTACAAGTGCAAGAGAGAGTTCTTGTAGTGGTGGTGGTGAAGAATGAGGAAAGCAAGAAGAGCTTTGCCGTTGATTTAGCCATTTCTTTCTACTCCCTCTAACACCACCATTATCGTCCGTTCCAACTACTGTGTTGGGAGATTTGATTCTTTTCCATTGTCAAATGCTATTGcatctctctctgtgtctggTTTTCCTTCAAGGTTTTTAACCAAAACCCTAATAGGCTAATGTCAAGGATTGGTTGATCCAATTTCCAAACACGTCCTTAGTTGGGTCGAGCTAGGGTTTTAATGGAGCCATATTCAATTTTTGTCGAGATCCTAAACtattaaaaacaataaagaaaattttaaaaaataaataaaaaatggagaagGGGTGTTGAGCCAGGATCGGGATCCCGAACAAtctaccaaaaaataataataataaaatattatttttattttaaaaaaaattaaaataaaattaataaaaaacttaaaaaaatttgtaaattattTTGTGGTGACCAGCCACCATTGTTTAAACGCTAGAGCCACCCCAGTAGTTTGGGGTGGCTTCCCTTGGGGGTTGACTCGGCCGCCTTGGAGACACCCCAaaggcgaaaaaaaaaaaaaaaaattagttggcctttggcccttgggagtggccgaaccacttcCAACGGCCCCTTgggggtgattcggccaccctcaagggccaaGTAGGCAAGGACcacctaattttattttatttttagcccttgggggtggtcaaaccacctcGAAGGGTCAAAggatggcttcggccaccccagaccggcggCCTGGGGTGGTTGAAGCCATCCCTAGCCTCTAACaatggtggccggccaccacaaaaaaattttcaaatttttttaagtttttattaattaattttaattttaaaaataaaaataatattttattattatttttttagtagattGTTCTGGACCGTTGAATTCAACGGTCCAGATCCATAATTTGAGGCCCTTGAATTCCTAAGGAATTCGAGGGGATTCCGGTCCGTTGAGCCATCCCTTTGAACAAAATGGTAAGGGTGAAAAGGCTGTCGCGATTAACGGTTATTAGCTAAAACTACTAACTATAACCGCGATTAATAAAATACGCTAACCACCTCCgctaatttttaacttttttcttttttctttcaaaagcggTTAACAATTATTAGGGCTTAATAACTGCCaaccgctttttttttaattaaaaatagtaactgctaactgctttttaaaagaagattttttttaaaaaacaaaaaaaaaacagaaaaacaaaaacaaatacaaaatgatgtcgtttcatgtatttttatatgtaagtggttagcggttaacaattttttaaaaacctaaaactacTAATCGCTCcgcctaagcggttagcggttagtgattTTTCTTAACTACCTTCAAAAGCGATTTGCAGTTAGTGTGGTTAGCGATTAGCGGATGATAAATAATCGCCCACCTTTTCACCATcacaaaatgggggtggccatttCACTCTAAGGGATGGCCGGCCACCACCATGGCCCCAAaacttgacatttttttttttaattttttttttatttggccttttggggtggccgaaccaaccCCCAATGTTTGGGGGGTGGTTCCGCCATACCCATACTGGCCAGGGGTACCTACTACAACCTGAGGTGGAATAAGGCCTCCCTCCCTTGGAGCCATCTTATAACCTCATTGTTTGTTTGAATTCTCGATAATACGCTTTGACCGTCCCTAAGACTTTACCATCATAGCGATGTAAGTCCTCTACCCCGAAGGCATCTTAAGACCTCATTGGCTCAGAACCTACTCTCCCTCAAGTCGATATAAGCCCTAGCTCCCTCGTAGGCATCTTAACACCTCATCGGCAATTCGACTACTTGATAATTTGCTCTGACAGGCCCTAAGACCTTGCCACAAAGAAGGTATAAGTCATGTCCCTTGGAGTATCTTAAACCTTGTCGGTTAGACATATACAAGTCATCGAGCCGAGACAAGCCCTCCCTCACTCAGAGCCATCTTACGACCTCATCAGCAATCCGAATCCTCTGTAATTCGCTTTGACGGTCCCCAAGTCCTTGCCGCCAAGGCGGTCTAGATTCTCTCTATCAGAGGCATCCTAAGACCCTGTTGTTTACGCACCTACTGCCTCTAGAGGCCGTATAAGCCACCCTCCCTCAGAAGTATCTTAAGACCTCATCGTATTCCAAATCGCTTCGACAGTCTCCAAGGCCTTGACACAGAGACAATGTGAGTCCTGTCCCTCGAAGGTATCTTAAGACCAGGTCGGTTACACACCTACTACCCCTCGAGGACGTATAAGCCTTCCCTCCCTTGGTAGTCCGAATCCATGGTAGTTCGCTCCAACAGTCCCCATGACTTACGGCAAAGATGAGGTAAATCTTGTCCAATGAACGTATCTTAAGACCATGTCGGTTAGATATGTACTGCCCCTTGAGGATGTTTAAGCCTTTCCTCCCTCGAAGGTATCCTAAGACCTCATCGGCAGTCTGAATCCTCAGTAGTTCACTCCGACAGTCCTCAAGACCTTGCCGCCGAAATGGGGTATGTCCTGTCCTAGAGAAGTATCCTAAGACCTTATCAGTTAGACATGGATTTCATCTCGAGGTCATATAGTCATAGGCAGTCCGGATTCACAGACGGTCCCTAAGATCTTGCCGTAGAGACGATGTAAGTACTGTCCCTTGGAGGTATGTTAGGTCCTTGTCGGTTAGACATGTACTGCCTTTAAGGTCACAAGCCTTCCCTCCATCGAAGCCATCTTAAGACCTCAACAAGAGTCCGAATCCCCGGTAGTTCGCTTCGATGGTCACCAAGACCATGCCGCAGAGACATTGTAAGTCCTCTCCCTAGGATATAACTTAATACCCTATTGATTAGACACGTACGGTCCACTCAAGGACGAATAAGCCATCTCTCCTTCAGAGGCATCTTAAGAACTCATCGGCAGTCCAGATCCTCAGTTGTTCGTTGCGACGATCAGCAAGACCTTCTCGCAAAGATGTTGTAAGCCCTGTAACTCGAAGGTATCTTAAGACCCTCTTTGTTAGACATGTATGGCCCATCGAGGTTGTATAAGTCGTCCCTTCTTCAGAAGCATCTTCACACCACATCGATAGTCTGGATCCTCGGTAGTTCGCTCCAATGATCCCAAGACCTTGTGCCTCGTAGGTATCTTAAGACCTTGTTGCCGAGACGGTGTAAGTGATGTCCCTCACAGGTAAATTAAGACCTTGTTGGTTAGACATGTACTACCCGTCGAGTCGGTACAAGCTGTCCATCCCTCGGAGGCATCTTGAGACCTCATATACAATCCTGATCCTTGGTAATCAACTCTGACGGTCCCCAAGACCTTGACACCGAGACGGTGTAGGTTCTCTCGATCGGAGGCATCCTAAGACCTTGTCATTTATGCATCAACTGCCCTTTGATGCTGTATAAGCTTGCCCTCCCTTAGAAGCGTCTTAAGACCGCATCGGTAGTCCAAATACTCGGTAGTTTGCCCCCACGGTCCTAAAACTTTGCCGGCTACGTGAGGTAACTCCTATGCCAATAAGGTAGTTTAAGACCTCTTCAGTTTGGCAGTTGCTGCCTCTCAAGGCTTTATAAGCACTCCTTCACTTGGACACACCTTAATACCTCATCGACAGTCCAAATCCACGGCTATTCGCCCTGTCTCCAACACCTTCCTACCAAGTTTGTGTGAGTGCTTTCCATCGGAGGCATCTTAAGACCTCATTGGTTAAGCACCTACTATCCCTCGAGGCGCTAGGGAAGCATGTTAAGACCTCATTGATAGTCCAGATTATCTGTAGTTCACTTTGATGGTCTCCAAGACATTTTCCCCCTAGGTGGTGTAAGTCCTTGCCCTCAGAGGCATCTTATGATCTCATCGGTTAGGCATGTACAACCCCTCAAGGTAGTAGAAGCCCTCCTTCCCTCAAAGGTATCTTAAGACCTTGTCGTTTAGGTACAAACTACCACCCGAGACGGTATAAGCCCTCCCTCTCTTGGAGGCAGGGGCAGaactaagattttttctttaGGGGGTCcgaacttatatatatatatatcccccaTGGCTTTATGTGTGTATGTcgtttatataaaattaaattaaccaTAAACCAAGAGGATTCAATCTGTTGCCATCTATCTGTAGTCCACAAATGGAGAAATGGTTGGCCTGTGCAAGTTTTGAGTACAGGCAAGCAAGTTTCAACATGGTATTAATAGAAGATGCATGGTATAAAAATCTATAAAGCAAATTACAGATGAGAAGGTGATAGCTATGTCGAAAACCTGGGCTAGTAGGGTCTGCAATGCAGAAATCCTACAAGATACTGGACTTAATGCATAGGCCAGTGCACAAGCAAAGGCCAGCAAGCTCAACACGAAAACGTGGTAGGGGTGAAAACTTTTCACTGGGGTGAAAACATTTCATCTTGCAGGGGCCCTCaaggacaatatatatatatatatatacacacacacaaaacaattTACAAGGcttttagaaatccttgggGTTGCTNNNNNNNNNNNNNNNNNNNNNNNNNNNNNNNNNNNNNNNNNNNNNNNNNNNNNNNNNNNNNNNNNNNNNNNNNNNNNNNNNNNNNNNNNNNNNNNNNNNNaacaaacaaaaaagaaagatagatCGGGGAAGAGAGGAGGAAGAGAGGAGGAAGGGAGGGGAGAAGGATCATGGAAGAGAGGGGGAAACAAATTAGGGAAGAGAGGGGGGGGGGCCTGCTGTGCGGCGCGCCTCTTGTGCTctgaaacttcactttagacccatgAACTACCGCACGTTTAAAAAagcccctaaatttttttttttaaaaaaaagactttcAATTTacacccttgaactttcaatgtcaatcaatttacccccttcatcagattttaaacgttaaaagtgataaaatgacgtttatactcttgactttttataaaattgcaaatttatccttaatttccattttttttttcttcttttttgttaaaaaaaaaaaaaaaaaaaaaaaaacgaaaatcgaaaggtaatttggtctttttaggcatttATACTAGAAGTTAACGGTTAAAACTAACAGAtggggtaaattgattgaaattgaaagttcaggggtgtaaattgagagtttttgaattttttaggaTCTTCTCAAAACACGCGGTAGTTCaaaggtctaaagtgaagtttctcctaaaatttAAATCCAATTTTAATAGCGACTATATTTCAATGGTTGGCTTGCACCGCCTGCCAGCCTTAGTTGCATATCGGAGAGAGCTAGCCCTCTACGTCGGTGCAGCCTTAGTAGTTAGTTTTAGTCCCACATCGGAGAGCCAACCTTGTACGTTGGTGCAGGGCTTCGTATAAAAGTGTTTGTCTTTGGATGTTATTTCCAATTTACGCACAGGAGAACTCCTTATTGTTCAACGAGAAAAGAAAGGTGAGAGTGAAGGAGTGAATCAATTCGATCAACGCAAACAATGTTGCCAGTGGGATTTCGCTTTAAGCCATAAGATGATGAGCTCATAACCGACTAATTGTTGAAGAAGGTTAAGGGTGAAGAGCTTTCCTGGGATGGCATCGGTGAGCTTGATTTGTACGGTGAAAAGTCTCCCTGGGAAATCTGTGGTGATATTTCTAATCCGAATGAGAAGGTTTACTCTTTCACAAGGCTGAAGAAACTATCCAAAAATCGATTGGGGGCGAACAGCCGATTGTTGGGTTTGGCACAAGAGTTGTGCTAACAAGATATATGATNNNNNNNNNNNNNNNNNNNNNNNNNNNNNNNNNNNNNNNNNNNNNNNNNNNNNNNNNNNNNNNNNNNNNNNNNNNNNNNNNNNNNNNNNNNNNNNNNNNNAGGTTAGGCATTTGAAGTCCCTAAACGTAGATGGCGTTGTATTGAAGGCTGGTCTCTACAGAAATACATGTAGTCTGGCTATAAGAAACATTTTGGCATTGTTCGAGAATTCAGGTTGAAAAGTTGCAGGTAGTTTCAGGTTAGGCATTTGAAGTCCCTAAACGTAGATGGCGTTGTATTGAAGGCTGGTCTCTACAGAAATACATGTAGTCTGGCTATAAGAAACATTTTGGCATTGTTCGAGAATTCAGGTTGAAAAGTTGCAGGTAGCttctttgaatttatttgagttgtacatattttttgtgtgtttgccAAAAGTTCAAATGTTTTATACATGTAAAAATATGTGATTATATGTATAGGTACATGTATATACATATGTGTTGGCGAATTTTCGCAGTAGATTGATAGGATGTCAACCATGTTTACATAGTCCATTTACAATATAGAGCTATGAACACGTGTCAGAAATATCAAAGTAAAAAGGTATAAATATGTGATATTCTACATTGCCTGGGTGTGAGAAaggagatgtgcttatatagagcatactctctctaaatggtatgaagCCTTTTGGCGGGTAaaccaaataacaaaattgtGTGGGCTCAGGCCCAAAGAAAGGTAATTGTGATGTCATACATTGCCTAAGTGTGAGAAATGGAATGTGCTTATATATAACATGCTCTCTCTAAAttgtatgaggccttttgggagGTAAACCCATTAACAAAACTGTGCGGGTTgaggcccaaagcggacaatatcataccaatTGGAGCAGGGTGTTACAAAATTTGGGCATTACTTTCATAAAATGCTGACCACACTTCTTTGGTTCATTATTGGAATgccatttttcatttaaatatgaGAAAGATATTAGTCATTTTGCTATAGTACTAATTCAGTCT encodes the following:
- the LOC132190661 gene encoding uncharacterized protein LOC132190661, producing MAKSTAKLFLLSSFFTTTTTRTLSCTCSITTGASKSSNKKRKQKEAKLVVVKEKRRTRSDKALGDDAAHLYADTGAAHIPVMLGEVLDVFSSFSSSSSKPLHSFVDCTVGAAGHSSAIIQAHPELKYYIGMDVDPVAHEKARARIDGILHGDSSHPTSDLKAHTILKNFRYIKSVLSGVDEKILDTGVDGILMDLGMSSMQVNNPERGFSVTGDGPLDMRMDPQASLNAEDILNSWPDTELGRILREYGEESNWRSLQDKIVKARLQGGLHSTGQLVDLIQNATPWRRGGRQGWIKTATRVFQALRIAVNDELKTLEDSLYSCFDCLAPGGRLAVISFHSLEDRIVKQTFLDIINSSEGDGDEEERHRSELRKIRNDNDEKEAWIRQMIQGCGGTILTKRPITPSEEEERLNRRCRSAKLRVIQKG